The Streptomyces sp. NBC_01268 genome segment GTCGCAGGTGTCGGCGAGCACGGCCAGATCGTGGCTGATCATCAGCAGCCCGATGTCCTGCTCGGCGACCAGCTGCTCGATCAGGCGCAGGATCTGGGCCTGGATCATCACGTCCAGCGCGGTCGTCGGTTCGTCCGCCACGATCAGCCGCGGATCGCAGGCCAGCGCCATCGCGATCATCACGCGCTGCCGCTGCCCGCCGGACAGCTCGTGCGGATAGGCGGCCGCCCGCGCGGCCGGCAGTCCCACGTGCTCCAGGAGCTCCCCGGCCCGGCGGCGGGCCGCCGCCGGAGTGGACCGGCCGTGCACGAGCAGCGGCTCGGCGATCTGGTCGCCGATCCGCCGGACCGCGTTCAGCGAGTGCATGGCGCCCTGGAAGACGATCGACGCGCCCGCCCAGCGCACCGCCCGCAGCCGCCCCCAGTTCATGGTGAGGACGTCCTCGCCGTCGAGCAGGATCTCCCCGGACATCCGCGCCGACGCGGGCAGCAGCCGCAGCAGCGCGAGCGCCATCGTCGACTTCCCGCAGCCGGACTCGCCGGCCACCCCCAGCTTGCTCCCGGCGGGCAGGCTCAGGTCGACCCCGCGCACGGCGGGGACGGCCGCCGCCCCCGACCCGTACGTCACGCTCAGGTTCCGTACCTCCAGAAGGGTCATCGACCCACCCCCAGCTTCGGGTTGAGCACGGCCTCCACGGCCCGCCCGCACAGCGTGAACGCGAGCGCGACCAGCGCGATGGCGATGCCGGGCGGGGCCAGGTACCACCAGTGGCCGGACGAGACGGCGCCCGCCTCCCGCGCGTCCTGGAGCATCCCGCCCCAGGAGACGACGGTGGGGTCGCCGAGCCCGAGGAAGGCCAGCGTCGCCTCGGTGAGGATGGCCGTCGAGATGCCGAGCGTGGTCTGGGCGAGCACCAGCGGCATGACGTTCGGCAGCACGTGCCGGGT includes the following:
- a CDS encoding ABC transporter ATP-binding protein is translated as MTLLEVRNLSVTYGSGAAAVPAVRGVDLSLPAGSKLGVAGESGCGKSTMALALLRLLPASARMSGEILLDGEDVLTMNWGRLRAVRWAGASIVFQGAMHSLNAVRRIGDQIAEPLLVHGRSTPAAARRRAGELLEHVGLPAARAAAYPHELSGGQRQRVMIAMALACDPRLIVADEPTTALDVMIQAQILRLIEQLVAEQDIGLLMISHDLAVLADTCDRLAVMYAGRVVEEGPAKAVYEAAAHPYGRALSGAFPRIGDPASRRAPRGLPGDPPDPAGLPGGCTFHPRCPVAVDLCAEQDQELRDAGAGRRAACVHVGSTT